A single genomic interval of Antechinus flavipes isolate AdamAnt ecotype Samford, QLD, Australia chromosome 1, AdamAnt_v2, whole genome shotgun sequence harbors:
- the LOC127545306 gene encoding acidic leucine-rich nuclear phosphoprotein 32 family member B-like isoform X1: MDIKRRVSLELRNRKPGEVKDLVLDNCFSDDGKIGGLSSEFENLEFLSMVDISLVSLANLPKLPRLRKLELSDNHISGGLEVLAERTPSLVQLNLSGNKIKDINTLEPLKKLPNLKSLDLFKCDVTMLMSYRESVFALLPQLTYLDGYDADDKESPDSEPEADREGSVCGENGEVIGEEEEEEEEEEEEEEELDEDVIDDEEDEDDEDVDGEEDEEEEEEEEDEEEDGVEDEEDEEDEDDDGEEDEEEEGEEPQHGEKRKRAADDEGDDSEEDEED; encoded by the exons ATGGACATCAAGAGGCGGGTTTCGCTGGAGCTGCGGAACAGGAAGCCCGGGGAG GTGAAGGATCTAGTCTTGGATAACTGCTTCTCAGATGATGGGAAAATCGGAGGTCTGTCTTCGGAATTTGAAAACCTTGAGTTTCTCAGCATGGTCGACATCAGCCTTGTGTCTTTGGCCAATCTACCCAAGCTTCCCCGACTGCGAAAG TTGGAGCTCAGCGATAACCACATCTCTGGAGGTCTGGAGGTCCTGGCAGAACGAACACCCAGCCTGGTCCAGTTAAACCTCAGTGGGAACAAAATCAAGGACATCAACACACTGGAGCCCCTG AAGAAGCTGCCTAACCTCAAGAGCCTGGACCTTTTCAAATGTGATGTGACCATGCTGATGAGCTACAGGGAGAGTGTGTTTGCCCTCTTGCCCCAGCTCACCTACCTCGATGGCTATGATGCAGATGACAAGGAATCTCCAGACTCTGAACCAGAGGCCGATAGGGAGGGCAGTGTTTGTGGAGAGAATGGGGAAG TAAtaggtgaagaagaagaagaggaggaggaggaagaggaagaggaggaggagcttGATGAGGATGTAATtgatgatgaggaggatgaggatgatgaagaTGTTGATGGagaagaagatgaggaggaggaagaggaagaggaggatgaggaagaagatgGGGTAGAGGATGAG gaggatgaggaggatgaagatgatgatggagaggaggatgaagaggaagagggagaag AGCCCCAAcatggagagaaaaggaaacgAGCTGCCGATGATGAGGGGGATGACAGCGAAGAAGATGAGGAGGACTGA
- the LOC127545306 gene encoding acidic leucine-rich nuclear phosphoprotein 32 family member B-like isoform X2, translated as MDIKRRVSLELRNRKPGEVKDLVLDNCFSDDGKIGGLSSEFENLEFLSMVDISLVSLANLPKLPRLRKLELSDNHISGGLEVLAERTPSLVQLNLSGNKIKDINTLEPLKKLPNLKSLDLFKCDVTMLMSYRESVFALLPQLTYLDGYDADDKESPDSEPEADREGSVCGENGEGEEEEEEEEEEEEEEELDEDVIDDEEDEDDEDVDGEEDEEEEEEEEDEEEDGVEDEEDEEDEDDDGEEDEEEEGEEPQHGEKRKRAADDEGDDSEEDEED; from the exons ATGGACATCAAGAGGCGGGTTTCGCTGGAGCTGCGGAACAGGAAGCCCGGGGAG GTGAAGGATCTAGTCTTGGATAACTGCTTCTCAGATGATGGGAAAATCGGAGGTCTGTCTTCGGAATTTGAAAACCTTGAGTTTCTCAGCATGGTCGACATCAGCCTTGTGTCTTTGGCCAATCTACCCAAGCTTCCCCGACTGCGAAAG TTGGAGCTCAGCGATAACCACATCTCTGGAGGTCTGGAGGTCCTGGCAGAACGAACACCCAGCCTGGTCCAGTTAAACCTCAGTGGGAACAAAATCAAGGACATCAACACACTGGAGCCCCTG AAGAAGCTGCCTAACCTCAAGAGCCTGGACCTTTTCAAATGTGATGTGACCATGCTGATGAGCTACAGGGAGAGTGTGTTTGCCCTCTTGCCCCAGCTCACCTACCTCGATGGCTATGATGCAGATGACAAGGAATCTCCAGACTCTGAACCAGAGGCCGATAGGGAGGGCAGTGTTTGTGGAGAGAATGGGGAAG gtgaagaagaagaagaggaggaggaggaagaggaagaggaggaggagcttGATGAGGATGTAATtgatgatgaggaggatgaggatgatgaagaTGTTGATGGagaagaagatgaggaggaggaagaggaagaggaggatgaggaagaagatgGGGTAGAGGATGAG gaggatgaggaggatgaagatgatgatggagaggaggatgaagaggaagagggagaag AGCCCCAAcatggagagaaaaggaaacgAGCTGCCGATGATGAGGGGGATGACAGCGAAGAAGATGAGGAGGACTGA
- the ZNF414 gene encoding zinc finger protein 414, which translates to MEESSGMGPGVQACPAPLPYSDIYGSPSQSPAAKPEKEQLSPAFSAEDCKHSSRSNTGGGVSSSPSEEPRLPKRRPPSSGRQFPCSSYGCRLAFPNPRELAQHLHSHLQPTQSMEGKRFHCSTPSCSETFPSMQELMTHTKLHYKPNRYFKCENCLLRFRTHRSLFKHLHVCSDQSHSPAPPPAPLPPALEKELPDVQRPAGPGPDKAPLLTPLNLAPDPRPRAPFPLLEASLYSSAALSSYSSQASGPVSAPFLPYLGPSSYGLAPGSGPQRLRPFLPTQAQALPSSGPGSSSTSNAAVWKKNQGSSNSPRRPPGSSEGPTGHSSTSRIVWEHTRGRYTCMQCPFSTASRPAMTLHLEDHRKTPPPAPPPQPPSPSSPPQLEAQGGTVWSLEPTAGSSSGPPSLTTQSPRSQGPPASGEDWDF; encoded by the exons ATG GAGGAGAGTTCTGGGATGGGACCTGGGGTCCAGGCATGTCCTGCACCGTTGCCCTACTCGGACATCTATGGCAGCCCTAGTCAGAGCCCAGCAGCCAAACCAGAAAAAGAGCAGCTGTCTCCAGCCTTCTCAGCAGAAG ACTGCAAACACTCCAGCAGAAGCAACACTGGAGGGGGTGTCAGCAGCAGCCCCAGTGAGGAACCACGTCTTCCGAAACGCAGGCCCCCCTCTTCTG GGAGACAGTTCCCTTGCTCCAGCTATGGTTGCCGCCTGGCTTTCCCCAACCCTCGGGAACTTGCTCAGCACCTGCACAGTCACTTGCAACCCACACAGTCCATGGAAG GGAAACGGTTTCACTGCTCAACCCCAAGCTGTTCAGAAACCTTCCCCAGCATGCAGGAGCTGATGACCCACACCAAACTGCACTACAAGCCCAACAGATACTTCAA GTGTGAAAATTGCCTTCTCCGCTTCCGGACTCACCGCTCCCTCTTCAAGCACCTACACGTCTGCTCTGACCAGTCCCACAGCCCggccccacccccagccccccTGCCCCCTGCCCTGGAGAAGGAGCTACCGGACGTTCAGAGACCAGCTGGCCCCGGCCCCGACAAGGCCCCATTGCTCACGCCACTGAACCTGGCCCCGGATCCTCGTCCCAGGGCTCCATTCCCGCTCCTGGAGGCCTCACTCTACAGCTCTGCTGCCCTGTCCTCATACTCCAGCCAGGCCTCAGGCCCTGTATCTGCACCCTTCCTCCCCTACCTCGGTCCCTCCTCCTATGGGCTGGCCCCTGGCTCTGGTCCCCAGCGCCTCCGTCCCTTCCTGCCTACTCAGGCCCAGGCTCTCCCTAGTTCTGGCCCTGGCTCCAGCTCCACCAGTAATGCAGctgtctggaaaaaaaatcagg GTTCCAGCAATAGTCCACGGAGGCCCCCTGGGAGCTCCGAGGGACCTACAG GTCATTCTTCTACCAGTCGAATCGTGTGGGAACACACCAGAGGCCGCTACACCTGTATGCAGTGCCCCTTCTCCACAGCCTCCAGGCCGGCTATGACCCTTCATTTGGAGGACCATCGAAAGACTCCACCTCCAGCCCCACCCCCGCAGCCACCATCCCCCTCAAGTCCCCCTCAACTTGAGGCCCAGGGGGGCACAGTTTGGTCACTGGAGCCCACTGCTGGGTCATCAAGTGGTCCTCCTTCACTCACCACTCAGTCACCCAGGAGTCAGGGGCCCCCAGCCTCAGGAGAGGACTGGGATTTCTAA